From the Prosthecodimorpha staleyi genome, one window contains:
- a CDS encoding aromatic-ring-hydroxylating dioxygenase subunit beta, translating to MTVHIPVLTGAPTDQQLIDFVVREARMIDQQRFEEWLELYTEDAYYWMPLEWGQTDPKLTCSLMYEDKLLLKIRVERLKGNRTFSQKPKSRCHHVLQVPQVDRRDEAANEYVTWTPMHYVETRFDDQKLYAAWATHTLTVVDGQIRIKLKRVDLVNCEAAFGNIQLFM from the coding sequence ATGACCGTCCATATTCCCGTGCTCACCGGCGCGCCGACCGACCAGCAGCTGATCGATTTCGTCGTCCGCGAGGCGCGCATGATCGACCAGCAGCGTTTCGAGGAATGGCTCGAGCTCTATACCGAGGATGCCTATTACTGGATGCCGCTGGAATGGGGGCAGACCGATCCGAAGCTGACCTGCTCGCTGATGTATGAGGACAAGCTCCTCCTCAAGATCCGCGTCGAGCGGCTCAAGGGCAACCGCACCTTCAGCCAGAAGCCGAAGAGCCGCTGCCACCATGTCCTGCAGGTCCCGCAGGTCGACCGGCGCGACGAGGCGGCCAACGAATACGTCACCTGGACCCCGATGCACTATGTCGAGACCCGTTTCGACGACCAGAAGCTCTACGCCGCCTGGGCGACCCACACCCTGACGGTCGTCGACGGCCAGATCCGCATCAAGCTGAAGCGCGTCGACCTCGTGAACTGCGAAGCCGCCTTCGGCAACATCCAGCTCTTCATGTGA
- a CDS encoding ATP-dependent acyl-CoA ligase has product MSARLILPPAARTLPRMLLAAADRAPDRPLFAVGETRWSVAQAVAAVSGRAGALAAAGIQRGDRVAVLSASRAELMELVLACGWLGAIAVPINTAAMGPQIGYYLRNAGAALLVAEAEFLARLDHAGPEPLPMLTIWCLGEPPAGSIAGVPVEPWPERADPVAAADLGPGDSFAILYTSGTTGPSKGVMCPHAQYYWWGHNTADLLEIGPDDGLATTLPLFHINALNTFAQALVTGARMHLEPRFSASGFWPAMVAAGATRVYLLGAMVPILMSRPETPEERAHGVTVGLGPGVPAAMIEAFRVRTGVRLLEGYGSTETNFVIGAPASGQKPGSIGRVRPGFEARVVDGEDNALPDGTPGELVLRADAPFAFATGYFGMPEKTVEAWRNLWFHTGDRVIRDEDGHFRFVDRLKDSIRRRGENISSHEVEQVLLSHPAIETAAVFPVGSDLAEDEVMAAIVPKAGASLTPADLVAFCGPRLPRFAVPRYIDIVADLPRTENGKVQKFKLRERGVGPGTWDRERVAAQSSGASASANTGAQPGSGA; this is encoded by the coding sequence ATGAGCGCCCGCCTGATCCTGCCGCCGGCGGCCCGCACGCTGCCGCGGATGCTGCTCGCCGCCGCCGACCGGGCACCCGACCGGCCGCTCTTCGCCGTCGGCGAGACCCGCTGGAGCGTCGCGCAGGCCGTTGCGGCGGTCTCGGGCCGCGCCGGAGCGCTCGCCGCCGCCGGCATTCAGCGCGGCGACCGGGTCGCGGTCCTGTCGGCGAGCCGGGCAGAGCTGATGGAGCTGGTGCTCGCCTGCGGCTGGCTCGGGGCGATCGCGGTGCCGATCAACACCGCCGCGATGGGGCCGCAGATCGGCTACTATCTGCGCAATGCCGGTGCCGCGCTTCTGGTCGCCGAGGCCGAATTCCTGGCCCGGCTCGATCATGCCGGCCCCGAACCGCTGCCGATGCTTACCATCTGGTGCCTCGGCGAGCCGCCGGCCGGGTCCATCGCCGGCGTGCCGGTCGAGCCCTGGCCGGAGCGCGCCGACCCCGTCGCCGCCGCCGATCTCGGCCCCGGCGACAGCTTCGCCATCCTCTATACTTCCGGCACGACCGGCCCCTCCAAGGGCGTCATGTGCCCGCACGCGCAATATTACTGGTGGGGCCACAACACCGCCGACCTGCTCGAGATCGGCCCCGACGACGGGCTCGCCACCACGCTGCCGCTGTTCCACATCAACGCGCTCAACACCTTCGCCCAGGCGCTGGTCACCGGCGCGCGCATGCATCTGGAGCCGCGCTTCTCCGCCTCCGGCTTCTGGCCGGCCATGGTGGCGGCCGGCGCGACGCGGGTCTACCTGCTCGGCGCCATGGTGCCGATCCTGATGTCGCGCCCGGAGACGCCGGAGGAACGCGCCCACGGCGTCACGGTCGGCCTCGGCCCGGGCGTGCCGGCGGCCATGATCGAGGCCTTCCGCGTACGCACCGGCGTGCGCCTCCTCGAAGGTTATGGCTCGACCGAGACCAATTTCGTTATCGGCGCCCCGGCTTCCGGCCAGAAGCCGGGCAGCATCGGCCGCGTCCGCCCCGGCTTCGAGGCGCGCGTGGTCGACGGCGAGGACAATGCCCTGCCGGACGGCACGCCCGGCGAACTGGTGCTGCGCGCCGACGCACCCTTCGCCTTCGCGACGGGCTATTTCGGCATGCCGGAGAAGACCGTGGAGGCGTGGCGGAACCTCTGGTTCCACACCGGCGACCGCGTCATCCGCGACGAGGACGGCCATTTCCGCTTCGTCGACCGGCTGAAGGATTCCATCCGCCGGCGCGGCGAGAACATCTCCTCGCACGAGGTCGAGCAGGTGCTGCTGTCGCATCCGGCGATCGAGACCGCGGCGGTCTTCCCCGTCGGCTCCGATCTGGCCGAGGACGAGGTGATGGCCGCGATCGTGCCCAAGGCGGGAGCAAGCCTGACGCCGGCCGATCTGGTCGCCTTCTGCGGCCCGCGCCTGCCGCGCTTTGCCGTGCCGCGCTATATCGACATCGTCGCCGACCTGCCGCGCACCGAGAACGGCAAGGTGCAGAAGTTCAAGCTGCGCGAACGCGGCGTCGGGCCCGGCACCTGGGACCGCGAGCGCGTCGCGGCACAATCCTCCGGAGCGTCCGCCTCCGCGAACACCGGCGCTCAGCCCGGATCCGGCGCATGA
- a CDS encoding indolepyruvate ferredoxin oxidoreductase subunit alpha produces MAERSFAREVEDLKLADGEVFRGEGILAITKALLQCGVGYVAGYQGSPISHLMDVLADAEPILSELGVHFESSASEAAAAATLSASVMYPIRGAVTWKSTVGTNVASDALANLASGGVTGGALIIVGEDYGEGSSIMQERSHAFAMKSQMWLLDPRPNLPSIVKAVEDGFALSEATNTPVMLEVRIRCCHVTGSFVAKDNRRPAYSLAQALENPVRDTSRIVLPPASFQHEKEKVEKRWPAAIEYIRTHRLNETFGDDGRAEIGIVMQGGMYNGVIRALTRLGLADVWGNTRVPLHVLNVTYPLVDDELVAFCRGKRAVLMVEEGAPEYLEQALAHILRKADCPTRLEGKGIFPIAGELTATVMLDAMTAFVERHAPDLLGNRPPVPDARPILADPKVKALADVVPPRPAGFCTGCPERPIFAAMKLVEKELGPHHVAADIGCHLFSILPPFNIGATTMGYGLGPASASAFNVPASKRSIAVMGDGGFWHNGLSSGVGNAVFNKQDGVILIVDNHYSAATGGQDILSSRAFNRLRATNNSIVAAVKGIGAHWVRQIDRTYDVARLRDTLREALTTDEKGPKIIVASSECMLNKQRRIKPLVSAAVKRGERVVRERFGVDEDVCTGDHACIRLSGCPSLSVKHTDDPLKEDPVAAIDNSCVGCGNCGEVSEAAVLCPSFYRADIVQNPTGWDRFLARIRSAAIGFLQRRHAARRIAFPA; encoded by the coding sequence ATGGCGGAACGATCCTTTGCCCGGGAAGTCGAGGACCTGAAGCTCGCCGATGGCGAGGTGTTCCGGGGCGAGGGCATCCTCGCCATCACCAAGGCGCTTCTGCAATGCGGCGTCGGCTATGTGGCCGGCTATCAGGGCTCGCCGATCTCGCACCTGATGGACGTGCTCGCCGATGCCGAGCCGATCCTGTCCGAACTCGGCGTGCATTTTGAATCGAGCGCCAGCGAGGCCGCCGCCGCCGCGACGCTGTCGGCCTCGGTGATGTATCCGATCCGCGGCGCCGTCACCTGGAAGTCGACCGTCGGCACCAACGTCGCCTCCGACGCGCTGGCCAATCTCGCCTCCGGCGGCGTGACAGGCGGCGCGCTGATCATCGTCGGCGAGGATTACGGCGAAGGCTCCTCGATCATGCAGGAGCGCAGCCACGCCTTCGCGATGAAGTCGCAGATGTGGCTGCTCGATCCGCGCCCGAACCTGCCGTCCATCGTCAAGGCGGTCGAGGACGGCTTCGCGCTGTCGGAAGCGACCAATACGCCGGTCATGCTCGAAGTGCGCATCCGCTGCTGCCACGTCACCGGCAGCTTCGTCGCCAAGGACAACCGACGCCCGGCCTATTCGCTGGCCCAGGCGCTCGAAAACCCGGTCCGCGACACCAGCCGCATCGTGCTGCCGCCCGCCTCCTTCCAGCACGAGAAGGAGAAGGTCGAGAAGCGCTGGCCGGCGGCCATCGAATATATTCGAACGCATAGGCTGAACGAGACCTTCGGCGACGACGGCCGTGCCGAGATCGGCATCGTCATGCAGGGCGGCATGTATAACGGCGTCATCCGCGCGCTGACCCGGCTCGGCCTGGCCGATGTCTGGGGCAATACGCGCGTGCCGCTGCATGTGCTCAACGTCACCTATCCGCTGGTCGACGACGAACTCGTCGCCTTCTGCCGCGGCAAGCGGGCCGTGCTGATGGTGGAGGAGGGCGCCCCGGAATATCTCGAGCAGGCGCTCGCCCACATCCTGCGCAAGGCCGACTGCCCGACCCGTCTGGAGGGCAAGGGCATCTTTCCGATCGCCGGCGAACTGACCGCGACCGTGATGCTCGACGCCATGACGGCCTTCGTCGAGCGCCACGCGCCGGACCTCCTCGGCAACCGGCCGCCGGTGCCGGATGCCCGGCCGATCCTGGCCGACCCGAAGGTCAAGGCGCTCGCCGACGTGGTGCCGCCGCGCCCGGCCGGCTTCTGCACCGGCTGCCCGGAACGGCCGATCTTCGCCGCCATGAAGCTGGTCGAGAAGGAACTGGGGCCGCACCATGTCGCGGCCGACATCGGCTGCCACCTGTTCTCGATCCTGCCGCCCTTCAATATCGGCGCGACCACGATGGGCTACGGCCTCGGCCCGGCCTCGGCCTCCGCCTTCAACGTGCCGGCGTCAAAACGCTCGATCGCCGTGATGGGCGACGGCGGCTTCTGGCACAACGGGCTGTCCTCGGGTGTCGGCAACGCCGTCTTCAACAAGCAGGACGGCGTCATTCTGATCGTCGACAACCACTATTCGGCCGCGACCGGCGGGCAGGACATCCTGTCGTCGCGCGCCTTCAACCGGTTGCGCGCGACCAACAATTCGATCGTTGCGGCCGTCAAGGGCATCGGCGCCCACTGGGTGCGTCAGATCGATCGCACCTACGATGTCGCCCGCCTGCGCGATACGCTGCGCGAGGCGCTGACCACGGACGAGAAGGGGCCGAAAATCATCGTCGCCTCGTCCGAATGCATGCTGAACAAGCAGCGCCGGATCAAGCCGCTGGTCTCCGCCGCCGTGAAGCGCGGCGAGCGGGTGGTGCGCGAGCGGTTCGGCGTCGACGAGGATGTCTGTACCGGCGACCATGCCTGCATCCGGCTGTCCGGCTGTCCGTCGCTGTCGGTCAAGCATACCGACGATCCCCTGAAGGAGGATCCGGTCGCGGCGATCGACAACAGCTGCGTCGGTTGCGGCAATTGCGGCGAGGTCTCGGAAGCCGCAGTGCTGTGTCCGTCCTTCTATCGTGCCGACATCGTCCAGAACCCGACAGGCTGGGACCGCTTCCTGGCCCGGATCCGCTCGGCCGCCATCGGCTTCCTGCAGCGCCGCCACGCTGCGCGCCGCATCGCCTTCCCGGCCTGA
- a CDS encoding SDR family NAD(P)-dependent oxidoreductase → MSGRTAFVTGAAQGLGLAIAHGLAEAGAAVALADISPAVIAAAEGLVAAGHETIGAVLDVTDEDAFRVCFDRAVARFGAIDVMVNNAAVTATGTIWDVAAADWDRVLAVNLRGCLNGCRLAGAHMRARGFGRIVNLGSYAGHRVSPATGPHYAVSKAGIEQLTRIFALDLAPAGVTVNCVAPSAIDGPAAAALPPERLAAIRARIPVGRLGRDAEVAALIVHLASDAAGYTTGQVIDLDGGRGLA, encoded by the coding sequence TTGTCCGGGCGCACGGCCTTCGTCACCGGTGCGGCGCAAGGCCTTGGCCTCGCCATCGCCCACGGTCTCGCCGAGGCCGGCGCCGCCGTCGCGCTGGCCGACATTTCACCGGCCGTCATCGCGGCCGCCGAGGGGCTGGTGGCCGCCGGACACGAGACGATCGGCGCCGTTCTCGACGTGACCGACGAGGACGCCTTCCGGGTTTGCTTCGATCGGGCGGTCGCCCGCTTCGGGGCCATCGACGTGATGGTCAACAATGCCGCGGTCACGGCGACCGGGACGATCTGGGACGTGGCCGCGGCAGACTGGGACCGGGTCCTGGCCGTCAACCTGCGCGGCTGTCTCAACGGCTGCCGGCTGGCCGGCGCCCATATGCGGGCGCGCGGCTTCGGCCGGATCGTCAATCTCGGCTCCTATGCCGGCCACCGCGTCAGCCCCGCGACCGGCCCGCACTATGCCGTCTCCAAGGCCGGCATCGAGCAATTGACCCGCATCTTCGCCCTCGATCTCGCCCCCGCCGGCGTCACCGTCAACTGCGTCGCCCCCTCGGCCATCGACGGCCCCGCCGCCGCCGCGCTGCCGCCCGAGCGGCTCGCCGCGATCCGAGCCCGCATCCCGGTCGGCCGCCTTGGGCGCGACGCGGAAGTCGCCGCCCTGATCGTCCACCTCGCCTCCGACGCCGCCGGCTACACCACCGGCCAGGTCATCGACCTCGACGGGGGCAGGGGCCTCGCCTGA
- a CDS encoding indolepyruvate oxidoreductase subunit beta family protein — MSVLETTSPDGRGGIRREDRPLAVAILAMGGQGGGVLADWIVALAEGSGWVAQTTSVPGVAQRTGATIYYVEMIRARDDASPVLSLMPAAGDVDVVLAAEWMEGGRAILRGLVTPDRTTLIASTHRSFAVVEKERPGDGIGDATAVAEAAGIATKRTIAFDMAALAEASGSVVSASLFGALAGSGALPFSREAFEGAIRAGGVGVEASLRAFAAGFDRAVKAGKPDLPPKGPDKALPEPPERVGQPALDALLVRIRSEVPPAARAMAYAGVRRLTDWQDAAYADAYLSRLKAFLADIPAATTLGFGDAIAVEAARQIAVAMAYDDMYRVADLKIRATRSERVRREVAARADQIVLTTEFMHPRMEEVCSALPARLGAWIESRSGLFRALDRIVNRGRRVRTGTILGFLQLYAVASFKRFRLGALRHGREMAHMEAWLALAAQHLATDPALALEVLKCRRLVKGYSDTHARGLSKYDRVAAMVPRLIGRADAADWVRRLRQAALLDEAGTALDGAVKTIEAMLAEAAT; from the coding sequence ATGAGCGTGCTTGAGACGACGAGTCCGGACGGGCGGGGCGGTATCCGGCGCGAGGATCGGCCGTTGGCGGTGGCGATCCTGGCCATGGGCGGGCAGGGCGGCGGGGTGCTGGCCGACTGGATCGTGGCTCTGGCGGAAGGGTCCGGCTGGGTCGCGCAGACCACCTCCGTGCCGGGGGTCGCCCAGCGCACCGGCGCGACGATCTATTATGTCGAGATGATCCGCGCCCGGGACGATGCCAGCCCGGTCCTGTCGCTGATGCCGGCGGCCGGCGATGTCGATGTGGTGCTGGCGGCGGAATGGATGGAAGGCGGACGCGCCATCCTGCGCGGCCTGGTCACGCCCGACCGGACCACCCTGATCGCCTCGACACACCGGTCCTTTGCGGTGGTCGAGAAGGAACGGCCGGGCGACGGCATCGGCGATGCGACGGCGGTTGCGGAAGCGGCCGGCATCGCCACGAAACGCACCATTGCCTTCGACATGGCCGCGCTCGCCGAGGCCAGCGGCTCGGTCGTCTCGGCGAGCCTGTTCGGCGCACTGGCCGGTTCCGGGGCGCTGCCGTTCTCGCGCGAGGCCTTCGAGGGCGCGATCCGCGCCGGCGGCGTCGGGGTCGAGGCGAGCCTGCGCGCCTTCGCGGCCGGCTTCGATCGCGCCGTCAAGGCCGGCAAACCCGACCTGCCGCCCAAGGGACCCGACAAGGCGCTGCCCGAACCGCCCGAACGGGTCGGCCAGCCGGCGCTCGATGCGCTGCTCGTGCGCATCCGGTCGGAGGTACCGCCGGCGGCCCGCGCCATGGCCTATGCGGGCGTGCGCCGGCTGACCGATTGGCAGGATGCGGCCTATGCGGACGCCTATCTGTCCCGGCTGAAGGCCTTCCTGGCCGACATCCCGGCGGCGACGACGCTCGGCTTCGGCGACGCCATCGCGGTCGAGGCGGCGCGCCAGATCGCCGTCGCCATGGCCTATGACGACATGTACCGGGTGGCGGACCTGAAGATCCGCGCGACCCGCTCCGAGCGCGTCCGCCGCGAGGTCGCCGCCCGCGCCGACCAGATCGTGCTGACGACCGAGTTCATGCATCCGCGCATGGAAGAGGTCTGTTCCGCCCTGCCGGCGCGGCTCGGCGCCTGGATCGAAAGCCGCTCCGGCCTGTTCCGGGCGCTCGACCGGATCGTCAACCGCGGCCGCCGCGTGCGCACCGGCACGATCCTCGGCTTCCTGCAGCTCTATGCAGTTGCATCTTTCAAGCGGTTCCGTCTTGGTGCACTGCGGCATGGCCGCGAGATGGCCCATATGGAGGCCTGGCTGGCGCTGGCCGCGCAGCATCTCGCCACCGATCCGGCCCTGGCGCTGGAGGTGCTGAAGTGCCGGCGCCTCGTGAAGGGCTATTCGGACACCCATGCCCGCGGCCTGTCCAAATATGACCGCGTCGCCGCCATGGTGCCGCGGCTCATCGGCCGGGCCGATGCGGCCGACTGGGTGCGGCGGTTGCGCCAGGCGGCGCTGCTCGACGAAGCCGGGACCGCGCTCGACGGCGCCGTGAAGACGATCGAGGCCATGCTGGCGGAGGCCGCGACCTGA
- a CDS encoding aromatic ring-hydroxylating dioxygenase subunit alpha yields the protein MAKYRGNVEAVRSLVRETEVHRDLYVDQELFELEMEHLFANTWVYVGHDSQIPNAGDYYGTTVGTQPVLMVRNGNGDVNVLYNRCPHKGVRVTTEACGNAGKFFRCPYHAWSFKLDGSLLAIPLKKGYENTGFETSHAAEGLAKVRHVKNYRGFVFAKLNDGGLDFEAFFGDSLSSFDNMIDRSPVGRLQVAGGVLRYMHNCNWKMLVENQTDTCHPMVAHESSAGTASEVWKNAPPGTKKPMAVEIFLPFMSPYEFFEGMGIRVWPNGHGHTGVSHSIHSDYSAIPGYFDQMTAAYGENRAKAILDENRHNTVYFPNIMIKGPIQLLRNFIPIAADKTLVESWTFRLVDAPDMLLERTLMYNRLINAPTSVVGHDDLEMYERAQEGLRCNGNEWVNVQRLYDPAEEADATVVTNGTTEWQMRNQFRAWSKFMTMSM from the coding sequence ATGGCGAAATACAGAGGCAATGTCGAGGCGGTGCGCTCCCTGGTGCGCGAGACCGAGGTGCATCGCGATCTCTATGTCGACCAGGAACTGTTCGAGCTGGAGATGGAACATCTCTTCGCCAACACCTGGGTCTATGTCGGCCACGACAGCCAGATCCCCAATGCCGGCGACTACTACGGCACCACGGTCGGCACCCAGCCGGTGCTGATGGTGCGCAACGGCAACGGCGACGTGAACGTTCTCTACAACCGCTGTCCGCACAAGGGCGTGCGGGTGACCACGGAAGCCTGCGGCAATGCCGGCAAGTTCTTCCGCTGCCCCTATCACGCCTGGTCGTTCAAGCTCGACGGCAGCCTGCTCGCGATTCCCCTGAAGAAGGGCTACGAGAATACCGGCTTCGAGACCAGCCACGCGGCCGAGGGCCTCGCCAAGGTCCGCCACGTCAAGAACTATCGCGGCTTCGTCTTCGCCAAGCTCAACGATGGCGGGCTCGATTTCGAAGCGTTCTTCGGCGACAGCCTGTCGAGCTTCGACAACATGATCGACCGCTCGCCGGTCGGCCGGCTCCAGGTCGCCGGCGGCGTACTGCGCTACATGCACAACTGCAATTGGAAGATGCTGGTCGAGAACCAGACCGACACCTGCCATCCGATGGTCGCCCATGAATCCTCGGCCGGCACCGCGTCGGAGGTCTGGAAGAACGCGCCGCCCGGCACCAAGAAGCCGATGGCGGTGGAGATCTTCCTGCCCTTCATGAGCCCCTACGAGTTCTTCGAGGGCATGGGCATCCGCGTCTGGCCGAACGGGCACGGCCATACTGGCGTGTCGCATTCGATCCATTCCGACTATTCGGCCATCCCCGGCTATTTCGACCAGATGACCGCCGCCTATGGTGAGAACCGCGCCAAGGCGATCCTCGACGAGAACCGGCACAACACAGTCTATTTCCCCAACATCATGATCAAGGGGCCGATCCAGCTCCTGCGCAACTTCATCCCGATCGCCGCCGACAAGACGCTGGTCGAGAGCTGGACCTTCCGGCTGGTCGATGCGCCCGACATGCTCCTGGAACGCACGCTGATGTACAACCGGCTGATCAATGCGCCGACCTCGGTGGTCGGCCATGACGACCTGGAAATGTACGAGCGCGCCCAGGAAGGCCTGCGCTGTAACGGCAACGAATGGGTCAACGTGCAGCGGCTCTACGACCCGGCCGAGGAGGCGGACGCCACCGTCGTCACCAACGGCACGACCGAGTGGCAGATGCGCAACCAGTTCCGCGCCTGGTCCAAGTTCATGACCATGAGCATGTGA
- a CDS encoding PDR/VanB family oxidoreductase: METLSLTVIETRNAAPRVRDIRLARPDGGPLPSWQAGAHVKIRLPGGDTRSYSLVNATPEPAAATRPHHYRLGIRLEEASTGGSAYMHGLVAGDAVTVEPPQNNFPLEPAEGPVTLVAGGIGVTPILAMAAELAAANHPFRFYYAGRSRADFAFLDECRAVAGDRLTVHADDEAGGFFDLRGVMAGLGAAGPLYLCGPLPMIEAARDQAKALGWRDGRLHFEIFTAPTAADGDQPFEVVLKSSGKSFVVPPGKTIVDVLVEAGEDPMFDCRRGDCGICQVGVVEGVPDHRDFILTESERAAGTLMQICISRSKTPRLVIDL, translated from the coding sequence ATGGAGACCCTGTCCCTCACCGTCATCGAGACGCGCAATGCCGCCCCGCGGGTGCGCGACATCCGTCTCGCCCGGCCCGACGGCGGCCCGCTGCCGAGCTGGCAGGCCGGCGCGCATGTCAAGATCCGCCTGCCCGGTGGGGACACGCGCTCCTACAGCTTGGTCAATGCGACCCCCGAGCCCGCCGCCGCGACACGGCCGCATCACTACCGGCTCGGCATCCGCCTGGAGGAGGCCTCGACCGGCGGATCCGCCTACATGCACGGGCTCGTCGCCGGCGACGCCGTGACGGTGGAGCCGCCGCAGAACAATTTCCCGCTGGAACCGGCCGAGGGTCCGGTCACGCTGGTCGCCGGCGGCATCGGGGTCACGCCGATCCTGGCCATGGCGGCCGAACTGGCCGCCGCCAACCATCCGTTCCGCTTCTACTATGCCGGCCGCTCGCGCGCCGATTTCGCCTTCCTGGACGAATGCCGCGCGGTCGCCGGCGACCGGCTGACCGTGCATGCCGACGACGAGGCCGGCGGCTTCTTCGATCTCCGGGGCGTCATGGCGGGGCTCGGCGCGGCCGGACCGCTCTATCTGTGCGGGCCGCTGCCGATGATCGAGGCGGCACGCGACCAGGCCAAGGCGCTCGGCTGGCGCGACGGCCGGCTGCATTTCGAGATCTTCACGGCACCGACCGCCGCCGACGGCGACCAGCCCTTCGAGGTGGTGCTCAAATCGTCCGGCAAGAGCTTCGTCGTGCCGCCGGGCAAGACCATCGTGGATGTGCTGGTCGAGGCCGGCGAGGACCCGATGTTCGATTGCCGGCGCGGCGATTGCGGCATCTGCCAGGTCGGCGTGGTCGAGGGCGTGCCCGATCATCGCGACTTCATCCTGACCGAGAGCGAGCGCGCGGCCGGCACGCTGATGCAGATCTGCATCTCGCGGTCGAAGACGCCGCGACTGGTGATCGATCTTTGA
- a CDS encoding cyclase family protein yields MTAVLTDLLAALGTGALRIVDLTHTLAPDFPNITLPPEVGQSRPFRMEEVSRYDERGGAWYWNNLSFGEHTGTHFDAPVHWVSGRDRPNGSCDTIPVGDFIAPACVIDCVADSARDADFLLTRGFLEAWEAEHGRIPAGSWVLMRTDWSKKTDPVAYQNFDAIGQHTPGPDPDCVRFLVEERDVIGFGTETIGTDAGQAAHFLPPYPCHYYMHGAGKYGLQCLANLDLLPPTGAVLIAAPLKILQGSGSPLRVLALVPTAGQRA; encoded by the coding sequence ATGACCGCCGTCCTGACTGACCTCCTCGCCGCGCTCGGCACCGGCGCCCTGCGTATCGTCGACCTGACCCATACGCTGGCGCCGGATTTCCCCAACATCACGCTGCCGCCGGAAGTCGGCCAAAGCCGGCCGTTCCGGATGGAGGAGGTTTCCCGCTACGACGAGCGCGGCGGCGCCTGGTACTGGAACAATCTCTCCTTCGGCGAGCATACCGGCACGCATTTCGATGCGCCGGTACATTGGGTCTCCGGCCGCGACCGGCCGAACGGCTCCTGCGACACGATCCCGGTCGGCGACTTCATCGCCCCGGCCTGCGTGATCGACTGCGTCGCCGACTCCGCCCGCGACGCCGACTTCCTGCTCACCCGCGGCTTCCTGGAGGCCTGGGAAGCCGAGCATGGCCGCATCCCGGCGGGAAGCTGGGTGCTGATGCGCACCGACTGGTCGAAGAAGACCGATCCAGTCGCCTACCAGAATTTCGACGCGATCGGCCAGCACACGCCCGGCCCCGACCCGGACTGCGTGCGCTTCCTGGTCGAGGAGCGCGACGTGATCGGCTTCGGCACCGAGACGATCGGCACCGATGCCGGCCAGGCGGCGCATTTCCTGCCGCCTTATCCGTGCCACTACTACATGCACGGCGCCGGCAAATACGGCCTGCAATGCCTCGCCAACCTCGACCTGCTGCCGCCGACCGGGGCGGTGCTGATCGCCGCGCCGCTGAAGATCCTGCAGGGCAGCGGTAGCCCGCTGCGCGTGCTCGCCCTGGTGCCCACCGCCGGACAGCGCGCATGA